From a single Anaerolineales bacterium genomic region:
- the gguB gene encoding sugar ABC transporter permease, translating into MKTLATLFRNNVREYGMLIALIAIMAFFQYQTGGILLRPINITNLVLQNSYIIVMALGMLLIIVSGWIDLSVGSVAAFIGAIAAVLMVKFGFHWSVTMLIALVIGALVGVWQGYWVAYVKIPAFIVTLAGMLIFRGLTLLILQGEAVGPFPVEFQRLSTGFIPDFFNYPGFHITTMLIGLLLSGVLIFLDLRSRKNQQKYGFEVTPFYFFVAKNVFITFAIMWLCFLMASYKGLPNVLIILFLLITGYSFLTSQTVIGRRIYAMGGNEKAARLSGVNTPRLLFGTFINMGVLAALAGMIVTARLNTATPKAGVGFELDVIAACFIGGASASGGVGKVIGAVVGAFLIGVMNNGMSILGIGIDWQQAIKGFVLLLAVFFDVYNKNKGG; encoded by the coding sequence ATGAAAACTCTGGCGACCCTTTTCAGGAACAATGTCCGTGAATACGGCATGCTGATCGCGCTGATCGCGATCATGGCATTCTTCCAGTATCAAACAGGGGGGATATTACTGAGACCGATCAATATAACCAACCTCGTCCTGCAAAACAGTTACATCATCGTGATGGCGCTCGGCATGTTATTGATCATCGTCTCCGGCTGGATCGATCTGTCCGTTGGCTCAGTCGCCGCTTTCATTGGTGCAATTGCTGCGGTGTTGATGGTCAAATTCGGTTTTCACTGGAGCGTGACCATGCTGATCGCCCTCGTGATCGGCGCACTTGTCGGCGTATGGCAGGGATACTGGGTTGCATATGTGAAGATCCCTGCATTTATCGTAACACTGGCAGGCATGTTAATCTTTCGCGGGTTAACCCTGTTGATCCTGCAGGGTGAAGCTGTGGGTCCCTTCCCCGTCGAATTCCAACGGCTTAGCACCGGCTTCATCCCAGATTTTTTCAATTATCCAGGCTTTCACATTACCACAATGCTGATCGGGCTTCTGCTGTCCGGTGTATTGATCTTCCTTGATTTACGTTCCCGTAAAAATCAACAAAAGTACGGCTTCGAAGTCACACCCTTCTATTTTTTTGTAGCAAAAAATGTCTTCATCACATTTGCGATCATGTGGTTGTGCTTCCTCATGGCTTCCTACAAAGGTTTGCCGAACGTTCTGATCATCCTTTTCCTGCTGATTACAGGATACTCATTCCTGACCAGCCAGACAGTCATTGGTCGCCGTATTTACGCAATGGGCGGCAATGAAAAGGCTGCCCGCCTTTCAGGCGTGAACACGCCTCGATTATTGTTCGGAACCTTCATCAACATGGGCGTGCTTGCCGCTCTGGCAGGCATGATCGTGACCGCCCGCCTCAACACGGCAACGCCCAAAGCAGGTGTCGGCTTTGAATTGGACGTCATCGCCGCATGTTTCATCGGCGGCGCATCAGCAAGCGGCGGCGTGGGGAAGGTCATCGGCGCGGTGGTCGGGGCGTTTCTGATCGGCGTGATGAACAACG